One segment of Macrotis lagotis isolate mMagLag1 chromosome 1, bilby.v1.9.chrom.fasta, whole genome shotgun sequence DNA contains the following:
- the LOC141509909 gene encoding olfactory receptor 5M5-like: MEISNLTSVTEFILLGLSSRPELQVHLFLLFLMLYLMILLGNLLIVLLILRDLHLHTPMYFFLANLSILEVCYTSCVFPQMLIHFFAERKSISYTCCVIQVYTFLSFGIAECYILSVMAYDRYVAIRDPLRYSVTMSWGICGKLAAGSWLGGFMASTVDTVTTFHLSFCQDNVINHFLCEMPALLHLSCTDTTQAELVMQVLCIFTLLCPITFIILSYAHIIIAVLRIRSAQGRRKAFSTCSSHLLVVTLFFGTVMSLYMKPQSLSTPEYNKIVSMFYVAFTPTLNPLIYSLRNKEVKMALRKLLGKPEGV, translated from the coding sequence ATGGAGATCAGTAACCTCACTTCAGTGACTGAGTTCATCCTCCTCGGTCTTTCCAGCCGACCTGAGCTCCAGGTGCATCTCTTCCTGCTCTTCCTCATGCTCTACCTGATGATTTTGCTGGGGAATCTGCTTATTGTGCTGCTGATATTGAGGGATTTGCACCTCCACACACCTATGTACTTCTTCCTCGCGAATTTATCTATTCTAGAAGTCTGTTACACATCCTGTGTATTTCCACAGATGTTGATACACTTCTTTGCAGAACGAAAGTCCATCTCCTACACCTGCTGTGTCATACAGGTCTACACATTCCTTTCTTTTGGCATTGCCGAATGTTATATTCTCTCAGTGATGGCTTATGACCGCTATGTTGCCATTCGAGACCCATTAAGATATTCAGTGACAATGAGTTGGGGGATTTGTGGGAAACTGGCTGCTGGCTCATGGTTGGGTGGTTTTATGGCATCCACAGTGGACACAGTAACCACATTCCACCTCTCATTCTGCCAGGATAATGTTATCAATCATTTCTTGTGTGAAATGCCTGCCCTACTGCACCTCTCTTGTACTGACACAACCCAGGCAGAGTTAGTCATGCAAGTCCTCTGTATATTTACTCTTTTGTGCCCCATTACATTCATCATCCTTTCCTATGCACATATCATCATTGCAGTACTGAGAATTCGCTCTGCCCAGGGACGCAGAAAAGCCTTTTCCACTTGCTCTTCCCACCTTCTGGTTGTCACTCTTTTTTTTGGCACAGTAATGTCTCTTTACATGAAGCCTCAATCTCTATCCACTCCAGAGTACAATAAAATTGTTTCAATGTTTTATGTGGCTTTCACACCTACTCTCAATCCACTCATTTATAGCCTGAGGAATAAGGAAGTGAAAATGGCCTTGAGAAAACTTTTGGGGAAACCTGAAGGTGTTTAA